Proteins found in one Nostoc sp. NIES-3756 genomic segment:
- the purD gene encoding phosphoribosylamine--glycine ligase translates to MKVIVVGNGGREHALAWKLLQSPQVEQVACVPGNGGTATLARCQNVPLAVDDFAGIGEYALTQGFSLVVVGPEVPLAKGITDYLQDKGLKVFGPSRAGAQIEASKAWAKALMQEAGIPTAKAAVFTEAAAAKSYIRAQGVPIVVKADGLAAGKGVTVAETIEQAESAIDAIFQGQFGSAGEFAVIEECLIGQEVSVLALTDGVTIRPLLPAQDHKRIGEGDTGDNTGGMGAYAPAPIATPEIMARVQTEVLERAIAALKSKGIDYRGVLYAGLMIAPSGDFKVLEFNCRFGDPETQVILPLLATPLEELILACVEQRLGELPPIAWQTGASATVVAASGGYPGDYEKGKVITGIPQAETTGATVFHAGTKLNEQQQIVTDGGRVLNVTGIGENFEQALAQAYTGIKSIDFSGIYYRKDIGHRVLN, encoded by the coding sequence GTGAAAGTTATAGTTGTAGGTAACGGGGGACGGGAACACGCTCTAGCGTGGAAACTGTTGCAATCACCGCAAGTTGAGCAAGTTGCCTGTGTGCCAGGAAATGGGGGAACGGCAACTCTGGCACGTTGCCAAAATGTACCTTTAGCAGTAGATGATTTTGCCGGAATTGGCGAATACGCCTTGACTCAAGGTTTTTCTTTGGTGGTAGTCGGGCCAGAAGTGCCTTTAGCTAAGGGAATCACCGACTATCTGCAAGATAAAGGATTAAAGGTATTTGGCCCAAGTAGAGCCGGGGCGCAGATTGAAGCGAGTAAGGCTTGGGCAAAAGCGCTGATGCAGGAAGCGGGTATTCCTACTGCTAAGGCTGCGGTATTTACGGAGGCAGCAGCAGCCAAGTCATACATCAGAGCGCAGGGAGTGCCGATAGTAGTTAAAGCCGATGGTTTAGCGGCGGGTAAGGGTGTTACCGTTGCCGAAACCATAGAACAGGCAGAAAGCGCCATTGATGCTATCTTTCAAGGGCAGTTCGGCAGCGCTGGGGAGTTCGCCGTCATTGAAGAATGCTTGATTGGACAAGAAGTCTCAGTATTAGCCTTAACGGATGGAGTAACAATTCGACCCTTGCTTCCAGCCCAAGACCATAAGCGGATAGGAGAGGGTGATACAGGAGATAATACCGGAGGGATGGGAGCCTACGCCCCAGCACCTATTGCCACACCAGAGATTATGGCAAGGGTACAAACAGAAGTTTTAGAGAGAGCGATCGCAGCTTTAAAATCCAAAGGTATAGATTATCGTGGTGTACTCTACGCCGGCTTGATGATTGCACCCAGTGGGGATTTTAAAGTTCTAGAATTTAACTGCCGCTTTGGCGACCCAGAAACGCAAGTTATTCTCCCCCTGTTAGCCACACCCCTAGAGGAGTTAATTCTCGCTTGTGTAGAACAACGTTTAGGTGAACTACCCCCCATAGCTTGGCAAACAGGAGCATCCGCCACCGTAGTAGCAGCTTCTGGTGGTTATCCTGGGGATTATGAAAAAGGCAAAGTCATTACAGGTATCCCCCAAGCAGAAACCACAGGCGCGACAGTGTTTCATGCAGGCACAAAATTAAACGAGCAGCAACAAATAGTTACAGACGGCGGCAGAGTCCTAAACGTAACAGGAATCGGAGAAAATTTTGAACAAGCCCTCGCACAAGCGTACACTGGAATTAAGTCCATTGACTTTTCGGGCATATACTACAGGAAAGACATTGGGCATAGAGTTCTTAATTGA
- the nblS gene encoding two-component system sensor histidine kinase NblS — protein MLALLKTIREAIANWWSEFTLQTKLLAAATLVVSLVMSGLTFWAVNTIQQDARMNDTRFGRDLGLLLAANVAPLVADHNLTEVAQFSQRFYSTTSSVRYMLYADETGKIFFGIPFWEPEVENSLSIERRIQLPEDYPGDGDKPMVRQHMSPDGVVTDVFIPLIVDKKYLGVLAIGINPNQIAVTSTNFTRDVTIAVFITIWVMVILAGVVNALTITKPIKELLVGVKQIAAGNFKQRIDLPLGGELGELILNFNEMAERLERYEEQNIEELTAEKAKLETLVSTIADGAVLIDNNMQVILVNPTARHIFGWEGADDVVGSNVLHHLPPTIQMEITRTLYEMASGECESAEFRLTLSQPSKRTIRILLTTVLDLQRENIKGIAITVQDITREVELNEAKSQFISNVSHELRTPLFNIKSFIETLHDYGEDLSLEERKEFLQTVNNETDRLTRLVNDVLDLSKLESGRSYNFDGVDLAQAIEQTLRTYQLNARDKGIELIQEVAPGLPLVLGNYDLLLQVLANLVGNALKFTSAGGKIAIRTYKLDPKANSPNHSAQVRVEVSDTGIGIAPEDQQAIFDRFFRVENRVHTLEGTGLGLSIVRNIVERHHSKVNLVSEVGVGTTFWFDLTLFEEEAPKKMAELTGEQATLPAV, from the coding sequence ATGCTGGCGCTGTTAAAAACAATTCGAGAAGCGATCGCCAATTGGTGGTCAGAGTTCACCCTCCAAACTAAACTGTTAGCCGCAGCCACTTTAGTGGTTTCCTTGGTGATGAGTGGTTTGACATTTTGGGCGGTGAACACAATTCAACAAGATGCCCGAATGAATGACACTCGGTTTGGGCGAGATTTAGGGCTGCTTTTGGCTGCTAATGTTGCACCCCTAGTGGCTGACCATAATCTCACCGAGGTTGCCCAGTTTTCCCAACGCTTCTACAGCACCACCTCTAGCGTGCGCTATATGCTCTACGCTGATGAAACTGGGAAAATCTTTTTTGGCATTCCTTTTTGGGAACCAGAGGTGGAAAACTCCCTCTCCATTGAGCGACGCATCCAACTACCAGAAGATTACCCTGGTGATGGTGACAAGCCAATGGTGCGGCAACACATGAGTCCAGATGGAGTTGTGACTGATGTGTTTATCCCCCTGATTGTCGATAAAAAATACTTAGGTGTATTGGCTATTGGCATCAACCCCAACCAAATAGCTGTCACCTCTACTAATTTCACTCGTGATGTGACCATTGCTGTGTTCATCACAATTTGGGTCATGGTGATTTTGGCAGGGGTGGTAAATGCTTTGACCATCACCAAGCCCATCAAGGAATTATTGGTAGGGGTAAAACAAATCGCCGCCGGGAATTTCAAGCAGCGTATTGATTTGCCCTTGGGAGGCGAATTAGGTGAGTTAATCCTCAATTTTAACGAGATGGCAGAGCGCCTAGAGCGTTATGAAGAACAAAATATTGAGGAACTCACAGCAGAAAAAGCCAAACTCGAAACTTTAGTTTCTACCATCGCCGACGGTGCTGTGTTGATTGATAACAATATGCAGGTGATTTTAGTCAACCCCACAGCAAGACACATTTTTGGTTGGGAAGGGGCAGATGATGTGGTAGGGAGTAATGTATTACACCACTTACCCCCGACAATACAAATGGAAATCACCAGAACCTTGTACGAGATGGCATCTGGTGAATGCGAAAGTGCCGAGTTTCGCCTTACCCTCAGCCAACCCAGCAAACGCACAATTCGGATTCTTTTAACTACAGTCCTCGACTTGCAACGGGAAAATATCAAAGGCATTGCCATCACAGTTCAAGATATTACCCGTGAAGTGGAGTTAAATGAGGCTAAAAGCCAATTTATCAGTAACGTTTCCCATGAACTGCGAACACCGTTATTTAATATCAAATCTTTTATTGAAACCTTGCACGACTACGGCGAGGATTTAAGCTTAGAAGAACGCAAGGAATTTCTGCAAACTGTTAACAATGAAACAGACCGTTTGACTCGCTTAGTTAACGATGTTTTAGATTTATCTAAGCTAGAATCTGGTCGTAGCTACAACTTTGATGGGGTAGATTTAGCCCAGGCGATTGAACAAACATTGCGTACCTATCAACTCAACGCCAGAGATAAAGGTATTGAACTCATTCAAGAGGTCGCCCCTGGATTACCACTAGTTTTAGGCAATTACGACTTGTTATTACAAGTCCTAGCGAATTTGGTCGGAAATGCCCTTAAATTCACTTCCGCAGGTGGCAAAATAGCCATTCGTACCTACAAGCTAGACCCTAAAGCCAATTCTCCCAATCATTCTGCCCAGGTGCGTGTAGAAGTTTCTGACACTGGTATTGGTATCGCCCCAGAAGACCAACAAGCCATTTTTGACCGTTTCTTCCGGGTAGAAAACAGGGTTCACACCTTGGAGGGTACAGGTTTAGGCTTGTCAATTGTGAGAAATATCGTGGAACGACACCACAGTAAAGTCAATCTAGTCAGTGAAGTCGGTGTTGGTACTACTTTTTGGTTCGACTTGACCTTGTTTGAAGAAGAAGCGCCAAAAAAGATGGCTGAACTTACAGGTGAACAAGCTACACTACCTGCTGTTTAG
- a CDS encoding calcium-binding protein — MAIINGRDNPNQIDFLYGTDEDDIIKGFAGDDNLYGGLGNDTLYGGLGNDKLHGGLGNDKLYGGEGDDYLNGEEGNNSLYAEAGNDYLDAANSSGNNLLDGGTGDDEIYVYSSRGDNIIKGGSGKDILDIRFSSGKNSLDGGSDNDKLYARYSQGNNTLRGGSGDDYIGVDFSAGNNVLNGDDGNDILDVSFQWKGSNKVSGGNGNDTFYAYGVQGSNTFSGDSGNDSFYISSPPADTVVYPLATQTVDGGIGNDYLFIDYSTAIAPITSSFNTTTQQGLVTASPNQVSYKNIERLEIVGTSYDDNIVGNYGDTVLYGNAGNDTLGVNNNSRSKNNLYGGAGNDFLYADVTGGTNLLDGGDGDDYLSATNNYSSFSGGTQTLIGGAGNDTLDVRGSYGNNFLYGGAGNDFLNADNSSRLHILDGGDGDDYLSARGASNTYVITSHTLIGGAGNDTLNVESSLAVNTLIGGTGNDVLIGGFNVDNFVFNNFNEGVDSIYKFDNLIDIIQISATGFGGGLTAGSLSSNQFTLGTVATTSNQRFIYDSSIGALYFDQDGNGGGFTQVQLAQVYNVSSLSVSNFVVV; from the coding sequence ATGGCCATTATCAATGGTAGAGATAACCCAAATCAAATTGATTTCCTTTATGGTACTGATGAAGATGATATTATCAAAGGATTTGCAGGAGATGACAACCTCTATGGAGGCTTAGGTAATGACACTCTCTATGGAGGCTTAGGTAATGACAAACTGCATGGAGGTTTAGGTAATGACAAACTCTACGGTGGTGAAGGTGATGACTATTTAAACGGAGAAGAGGGTAATAATAGTCTCTATGCAGAAGCAGGTAATGATTACCTTGATGCTGCCAATTCCTCTGGGAACAACCTTTTAGATGGGGGAACAGGAGATGATGAAATTTACGTTTATAGTTCCCGTGGAGATAACATTATCAAGGGTGGAAGTGGAAAAGATATTTTAGATATTCGCTTTTCTTCTGGAAAAAATTCCTTAGATGGTGGTTCTGATAATGATAAGCTTTATGCTCGCTACTCACAAGGAAACAATACACTCCGGGGTGGAAGTGGAGATGATTATATTGGAGTTGATTTCTCTGCTGGTAATAATGTCTTGAATGGAGATGATGGAAATGACATCCTTGATGTGAGTTTTCAATGGAAAGGCAGCAATAAAGTTTCAGGTGGAAACGGAAATGATACTTTTTACGCCTATGGAGTTCAAGGTAGTAACACTTTCTCTGGTGATAGTGGTAACGACTCATTCTACATTAGTAGCCCACCCGCCGACACCGTTGTCTATCCCTTAGCAACTCAAACAGTTGATGGAGGGATAGGTAATGATTACTTATTCATTGACTATAGCACTGCGATCGCTCCCATCACCTCAAGCTTTAACACTACCACCCAGCAGGGTTTAGTTACTGCCAGCCCAAATCAAGTCAGTTACAAAAATATCGAACGATTAGAGATTGTCGGTACGTCCTATGATGACAACATTGTCGGCAACTATGGAGACACAGTACTTTATGGGAATGCTGGTAATGACACTTTAGGCGTTAACAACAATTCTCGTAGTAAGAACAATCTTTATGGCGGTGCAGGTAACGACTTTTTATATGCAGACGTTACAGGAGGAACCAACCTACTAGATGGTGGTGATGGCGATGATTATCTGTCCGCTACTAATAATTATTCCTCCTTCTCCGGCGGAACTCAAACCCTAATTGGTGGGGCTGGTAATGATACTTTGGATGTTAGGGGTTCGTATGGTAACAACTTCCTTTATGGGGGTGCAGGAAATGATTTCCTTAACGCAGATAATTCCTCTAGGCTACATATACTAGATGGTGGTGATGGAGACGATTATCTATCTGCTAGAGGTGCTAGTAACACCTATGTCATCACATCTCACACTCTAATTGGTGGGGCCGGTAATGATACCTTAAATGTTGAGTCTTCACTTGCCGTGAATACCTTAATTGGCGGTACAGGTAATGATGTTCTGATTGGTGGTTTCAATGTAGATAACTTTGTTTTCAATAATTTTAATGAAGGGGTTGATAGTATCTATAAATTTGACAACCTCATTGACATTATTCAAATATCTGCCACTGGTTTTGGTGGAGGGTTAACAGCAGGTTCACTATCTTCTAATCAGTTTACCTTGGGTACAGTTGCCACGACGAGCAATCAAAGATTTATTTATGACAGTAGCATAGGGGCGCTGTACTTTGATCAAGATGGCAACGGTGGTGGATTTACTCAGGTACAACTTGCACAAGTATATAATGTATCTTCACTTAGCGTCAGCAATTTCGTAGTTGTTTAA
- a CDS encoding zinc ribbon domain-containing protein, with translation MAKIFCPQCHQQVESQAITCPNCRTTLKAYGHPGITLHRATKGTYLCDTCTYHADDTCTFPQRPDAKDCTLYQNIAERNAQLEEQKNFHNFDVSIKSWIKRNQALILVLGLLVICLLFVMLTS, from the coding sequence GTGGCTAAAATTTTCTGTCCCCAGTGCCATCAGCAGGTTGAGAGTCAGGCTATCACTTGCCCTAACTGCCGTACAACGCTGAAAGCTTACGGTCATCCTGGTATTACTCTACACCGTGCTACTAAAGGCACATATTTGTGTGACACCTGTACTTATCACGCTGATGATACTTGTACTTTTCCCCAGCGCCCTGACGCTAAAGACTGCACTCTTTACCAAAATATTGCTGAAAGAAACGCCCAGCTAGAAGAACAGAAAAACTTTCATAATTTTGACGTGTCTATCAAAAGTTGGATTAAACGTAATCAAGCTTTGATACTGGTATTAGGTTTATTAGTCATTTGTTTGCTGTTCGTCATGTTAACCTCTTAA